In Chelmon rostratus isolate fCheRos1 chromosome 9, fCheRos1.pri, whole genome shotgun sequence, the following proteins share a genomic window:
- the atp11c gene encoding phospholipid-transporting ATPase 11C isoform X1 — translation MLRRRLNRLLGGDERRVDSRTIYVGHRPCSATEAFIPPKFCDNRIVSSKYTVWNFLPKNLFEQFRRIANFYFLIIFLVQVIVDTPTSPVTSGLPLFFVITVTAIKQGYEDWLRHKADNEVNKYPVTVLEDGRRIRKESEKIKVGDVVEVEEDETFPCDLILLQSSRDDDTCFVTTASLDGESNHKTHYTVPDTEKDLESLIATIECEQPQPDLYKFVGRMHIDKNNQEPVVRSLGPENLLLKGATLKNTQKICGVAVYTGMETKMALNYQGKSQKRSAVEKSINAFLLVYLCILVSKALVCTTLKYVWQSKPGQDEPWYNEKTQREKDTNLYLKMFTDFLSFMVLFNFIIPVSMYVTVEMQKFLGSFFITWDKDFFDPEIKEGALVNTSDLNEELGQVEYVFTDKTGTLTQNNMEFIECCIDGFQYKYRDASSELDGFCVTDGPVSKLQQKAGKEREELFLRALCLCHTVQVKESTEQGQGQGDGLVDQVDGLGVDGEVVCPPQEQRGFIASSPDEVALVKGAMKYGFTFLGLESKTMKILNRNNDIELYELLHVLNFDPVRRRMSVIVRSKSGDTLLFCKGADSSIFSRVRQEEVERIRMHVERNATEGYRTLCVAYKILSAEEYAQADAGLREARLALQDREEKLMTVYNQVETGMSLIGATAVEDRLQEEAAETMEALQGAGIKVWVLTGDKMETAKSTCYACRLFQRNTELLELTVRTLEDEGKRREERLHELLLEYHKKAVQDAPPVKAGVTRSWSSAGQDYGFIIDGATLSMVLNSSSESNSSRYKNLFLQICQNCTSVLCCRMAPLQKAQIVKMVKNSKGSPITLSIGDGANDVSMILEAHVGIGIKGKEGRQAVRNSDYAIPKLKHLKKLLLAHGHLYYVRIAHLVQYFFYKNLCFILPQFLYQFFCGYSQQPLYDAAYLTMYNICFTSMPILAYSLLEQHICMEVLLDNATFYRDIAKNAMLRWGPFLYWTLLGVFHGLLFFFGVRYLFSNPALQDNGQVFGNWSYGTIVFTVLVFTVTLKLALDTRHWTWINHFVIWGSLAFYVFFSFFWGGIIWPFLRQQRLYFVFANMLSSVSAWLVIILLILLSLLPEILLVVFRKPRGPHARQKKPAQSSAGGRQSPRSSARPLLMRTFSDESNTVI, via the exons CTTGGCGGTGATGAGAGAAGAGTAGACAGTAGGACTATCTATGTTGGTCATCGGCCGTGTTCCGCCACTGAGGCTTTCATACCACCCAAGTTCTGTGATAACAGGATCGTGTCCTCCAAG TATACAGTTTGGAACTTTCTACCAAAGAACCTGTTTGAGCAGTTTAGAAGAATTGCCAATTTCTACTTCCTTATCATCTTCCTGGTGCAG GTGATAGTGGACACCCCCACCAGCCCAGTCACCAGTGGCCTACCCTTATTTTTTGTGATCACAGTAACTGCAATCAAGCAG GGCTATGAGGACTGGCTACGACACAAGGCTGACAATGAGGTGAATAAGTACCCAGTGACAGTGCTAGAGGACGGCCGGAGGATACGGAAGGAGAGTGAGAAGATCAAG GTTGGAGATgttgtggaggtggaggaagatgagacCTTTCCCTGTGATTTAATACTCCTGCAGTCTAGCCGAGATGATGACACATGCTTTGTTACCACAGCAAGTCTGGATGGAGAGTCCAACCATAAA ACACACTACACAGTGCCAGACACAGAGAAGGATCTGGAATCTCTCATCGCCACCATTGAGTGTGAACAGCCACAGCCTGACCTTTACAA GTTTGTGGGCCGTATGCAcattgacaaaaacaatcaGGAGCCCGTTGTAAG GTCTTTGGGCCCGGAAAACCTTCTGCTGAAAGGGGCAACCTTAAAGAACACTCAGAAAATCTGTG GTGTTGCAGTTTACACTGGCATGGAGACAAAGATGGCGCTCAACTACCAGGGCAAGTCTCAGAAACGCTCTGCTGTGGAGAA GTCTATCAATGCCTTCCTTCTGGTTTACCTTTGCATACTGGTGAGCAAGGCCCTTGTGTGCACCACTCTAAAGTATGTGTGGCAGAGCAAGCCTGGGCAGGATGAGCCTTGGTACAATGAGAAAAcccagagagagaaggacaCCAACCTG tACTTAAAGATGTTCACCGACTTCCTGTCCTTCATGGTGCTCTTCAACTTCATCATTCCGGTTTCCATGTATGTGACGGTCGAGATGCAGAAGTTTTTAGGATCCTTTTTCATCACGTGGGACAAGGACTTCTTTGACCCTGAAATCAAGGAGGGGGCACTAGTCAACACTTCAGACCTCAATGAGGAACTGGGACAG GTGGAGTACGTCTTCACAGACAAGACAGGCACCCTAACTCAGAATAACATGGAGTTCATAGAGTGCTGCATCGACGGTTTCCAGTACAAGTACCGGGACGCAAGCTCGGAGTTGGACGGATTTTGTGTCACAGATGGACCTGTGAGCAAACTACAGCAGAAAGCTGGCAAG GAGAGGGAGGAGCTGTTTCTGCGTGCCCTGTGTCTGTGCCACACAGTCCAGGTGAAGGAGTCTACAGAGCAGGGTCAAGGCCAAGGGGACGGACTGGTTGACCAGGTGGATGGCTTAGGGGTGGATGGAGAGGTGGTCTGCCCTCCGCAGGAGCAGAGGGGCTTTATAGCCTCTTCACCCGATGAGGTTGCTCTGGTCAAGGGTGCCATGAA GTATGGCTTTACATTTCTGGGTCTCGAAAGTAAAACCATGAAAATTCTCAACAGGAACAATGACATTGAATT GTATGAACTGCTTCACGTGCTGAACTTTGACCCAGTGAGAAGGCGAATGAGTGTAATAGTCAGATCAAAATCAG GTGATACACTGCTCTTCTGTAAGGGAGCAGACTCGTCTATCTTCTCACGCGTCAGACAGGAGGAGGTCGAAAGGATACGCATGCATGTAGAGCGTAATGCGACG GAGGGCTACCGGACGCTGTGTGTGGCCTACAAAATTCTCAGTGCGGAGGAGTACGCCCAGGCAGATGCAGGATTGAGGGAAGCTAGACTGgctctgcaggacagagaggagaagctcATGACTGTTTACAACCAAGTGGAGACCGGCATGAGTCTAATAGGAGCCACTGCTGTGGAAGATCG GCTTcaagaggaggcagcagagaccATGGAGGCTCTGCAGGGTGCAGGCATTAAAGTTTGGGTCCTAACGGGGGACAAGATGGAGACGGCAAAGTCCACCTGTTATGCTTGTAGGCTGTTCCAGAGAAATACGGAGCTGTTGGAGCTGACAGTGCGTACTCTGGAGGATGAAGGGAAGAGGCGTGAGGAACGACTGCACGAGCTGTTGCTTGAGTACCACAAGAAAGCTGTACAGGATGCACCACCAGTTAAAGCAGGTGTCACCAG GAGCTGGTCTTCGGCGGGCCAGGACTACGGCTTTATCATAGATGGAGCCACTCTGTCGATGGTGCTCAACTCCTCCTCTGAATCCAACTCGAGTCGCTACAAGAACCTGTTCCTGCAGATTTGTCAAAACTGCACGTCTGTGCTCTGCTGCCGCATGGCTCCTCTCCAGAAGGCACAG ATAGTTAAAATGGTGAAGAACTCTAAAGGCAGCCCCATCACCCTTTCCATTGGAGATGGTGCCAATGACGTCAGCATGATTTTGGAAGCTCATGTTGGCATTG GTATTAAGGGTAAAGAGGGTCGGCAGGCAGTGAGGAACAGTGATTATGCCATCCCCAAACTCAAGCACCTCAAGAAACTTTTGTTGGCTCATGGGCATCTCTACTATGTTCGCATTGCACACCTGGTGCAATATTTCTTTTACAAG AACCTTTGCTTCATCTTACCTCAGTTTTTGTACCAGTTCTTCTGTGGCTACTCCCAGCAA CCCCTGTATGACGCGGCCTATCTGACGATGTACAACATCTGCTTCACCTCTATGCCCATCCTGGCTTACAGCCTCTTGGAGCAGCACATCTGCATGGAGGTTCTGCTGGACAACGCTACCTTCTACAG AGATATTGCTAAGAATGCCATGTTACGATGGGGACCATTCCTCTACTGGACTTTACTTGGAGTCTTCCATggcttgctcttcttctttggtgtTCGATATTTGTTCAGTAACCCAGCACTGCAGGATAACGGCCAG GTTTTTGGGAACTGGTCGTACGGAACAATTGTGTTCACTGTCCTCGTCTTCACTGTCACTCTAAAG CTCGCTCTGGACACACGACACTGGACATGGATCAACCACTTCGTAATCTGGGGCTCCCTGGCTTTCTACGtgtttttcagcttcttctgGGGAGGAATAATATG GCCTTTCCTGAGGCAGCAACgtttgtactttgtgtttgccAACATGCTGAGCTCGGTGTCAGCCTGGCTGGTCATCATCCTGCTCATCCTGCTCAGCCTACTGCCAGAGATCCTGCTCGTGGTGTTCCGCAAACCCCGCGGGCCTCACGCTCGACAG AAGAAGCCGGCTCAGTCGAGCGCAGGGGGCCGCCAGTCTCCCCGGTCTTCAGCCAGGCCCCTGCTCATGAGAACCTTTTCAGACGAGTCCAATACTGTCATTTAA
- the atp11c gene encoding phospholipid-transporting ATPase 11C isoform X2, with product MLRRRLNRLLGGDERRVDSRTIYVGHRPCSATEAFIPPKFCDNRIVSSKYTVWNFLPKNLFEQFRRIANFYFLIIFLVQVIVDTPTSPVTSGLPLFFVITVTAIKQGYEDWLRHKADNEVNKYPVTVLEDGRRIRKESEKIKVGDVVEVEEDETFPCDLILLQSSRDDDTCFVTTASLDGESNHKTHYTVPDTEKDLESLIATIECEQPQPDLYKFVGRMHIDKNNQEPVVRSLGPENLLLKGATLKNTQKICGVAVYTGMETKMALNYQGKSQKRSAVEKSINAFLLVYLCILVSKALVCTTLKYVWQSKPGQDEPWYNEKTQREKDTNLYLKMFTDFLSFMVLFNFIIPVSMYVTVEMQKFLGSFFITWDKDFFDPEIKEGALVNTSDLNEELGQVEYVFTDKTGTLTQNNMEFIECCIDGFQYKYRDASSELDGFCVTDGPVSKLQQKAGKEREELFLRALCLCHTVQVKESTEQGQGQGDGLVDQVDGLGVDGEVVCPPQEQRGFIASSPDEVALVKGAMKYGFTFLGLESKTMKILNRNNDIELYELLHVLNFDPVRRRMSVIVRSKSGDTLLFCKGADSSIFSRVRQEEVERIRMHVERNATEGYRTLCVAYKILSAEEYAQADAGLREARLALQDREEKLMTVYNQVETGMSLIGATAVEDRLQEEAAETMEALQGAGIKVWVLTGDKMETAKSTCYACRLFQRNTELLELTVRTLEDEGKRREERLHELLLEYHKKAVQDAPPVKAGVTRSWSSAGQDYGFIIDGATLSMVLNSSSESNSSRYKNLFLQICQNCTSVLCCRMAPLQKAQIVKMVKNSKGSPITLSIGDGANDVSMILEAHVGIGIKGKEGRQAVRNSDYAIPKLKHLKKLLLAHGHLYYVRIAHLVQYFFYKNLCFILPQFLYQFFCGYSQQPLYDAAYLTMYNICFTSMPILAYSLLEQHICMEVLLDNATFYRDIAKNAMLRWGPFLYWTLLGVFHGLLFFFGVRYLFSNPALQDNGQVFGNWSYGTIVFTVLVFTVTLKLALDTRHWTWINHFVIWGSLAFYVFFSFFWGGIIWPFLRQQRLYFVFANMLSSVSAWLVIILLILLSLLPEILLVVFRKPRGPHARQKPAQSSAGGRQSPRSSARPLLMRTFSDESNTVI from the exons CTTGGCGGTGATGAGAGAAGAGTAGACAGTAGGACTATCTATGTTGGTCATCGGCCGTGTTCCGCCACTGAGGCTTTCATACCACCCAAGTTCTGTGATAACAGGATCGTGTCCTCCAAG TATACAGTTTGGAACTTTCTACCAAAGAACCTGTTTGAGCAGTTTAGAAGAATTGCCAATTTCTACTTCCTTATCATCTTCCTGGTGCAG GTGATAGTGGACACCCCCACCAGCCCAGTCACCAGTGGCCTACCCTTATTTTTTGTGATCACAGTAACTGCAATCAAGCAG GGCTATGAGGACTGGCTACGACACAAGGCTGACAATGAGGTGAATAAGTACCCAGTGACAGTGCTAGAGGACGGCCGGAGGATACGGAAGGAGAGTGAGAAGATCAAG GTTGGAGATgttgtggaggtggaggaagatgagacCTTTCCCTGTGATTTAATACTCCTGCAGTCTAGCCGAGATGATGACACATGCTTTGTTACCACAGCAAGTCTGGATGGAGAGTCCAACCATAAA ACACACTACACAGTGCCAGACACAGAGAAGGATCTGGAATCTCTCATCGCCACCATTGAGTGTGAACAGCCACAGCCTGACCTTTACAA GTTTGTGGGCCGTATGCAcattgacaaaaacaatcaGGAGCCCGTTGTAAG GTCTTTGGGCCCGGAAAACCTTCTGCTGAAAGGGGCAACCTTAAAGAACACTCAGAAAATCTGTG GTGTTGCAGTTTACACTGGCATGGAGACAAAGATGGCGCTCAACTACCAGGGCAAGTCTCAGAAACGCTCTGCTGTGGAGAA GTCTATCAATGCCTTCCTTCTGGTTTACCTTTGCATACTGGTGAGCAAGGCCCTTGTGTGCACCACTCTAAAGTATGTGTGGCAGAGCAAGCCTGGGCAGGATGAGCCTTGGTACAATGAGAAAAcccagagagagaaggacaCCAACCTG tACTTAAAGATGTTCACCGACTTCCTGTCCTTCATGGTGCTCTTCAACTTCATCATTCCGGTTTCCATGTATGTGACGGTCGAGATGCAGAAGTTTTTAGGATCCTTTTTCATCACGTGGGACAAGGACTTCTTTGACCCTGAAATCAAGGAGGGGGCACTAGTCAACACTTCAGACCTCAATGAGGAACTGGGACAG GTGGAGTACGTCTTCACAGACAAGACAGGCACCCTAACTCAGAATAACATGGAGTTCATAGAGTGCTGCATCGACGGTTTCCAGTACAAGTACCGGGACGCAAGCTCGGAGTTGGACGGATTTTGTGTCACAGATGGACCTGTGAGCAAACTACAGCAGAAAGCTGGCAAG GAGAGGGAGGAGCTGTTTCTGCGTGCCCTGTGTCTGTGCCACACAGTCCAGGTGAAGGAGTCTACAGAGCAGGGTCAAGGCCAAGGGGACGGACTGGTTGACCAGGTGGATGGCTTAGGGGTGGATGGAGAGGTGGTCTGCCCTCCGCAGGAGCAGAGGGGCTTTATAGCCTCTTCACCCGATGAGGTTGCTCTGGTCAAGGGTGCCATGAA GTATGGCTTTACATTTCTGGGTCTCGAAAGTAAAACCATGAAAATTCTCAACAGGAACAATGACATTGAATT GTATGAACTGCTTCACGTGCTGAACTTTGACCCAGTGAGAAGGCGAATGAGTGTAATAGTCAGATCAAAATCAG GTGATACACTGCTCTTCTGTAAGGGAGCAGACTCGTCTATCTTCTCACGCGTCAGACAGGAGGAGGTCGAAAGGATACGCATGCATGTAGAGCGTAATGCGACG GAGGGCTACCGGACGCTGTGTGTGGCCTACAAAATTCTCAGTGCGGAGGAGTACGCCCAGGCAGATGCAGGATTGAGGGAAGCTAGACTGgctctgcaggacagagaggagaagctcATGACTGTTTACAACCAAGTGGAGACCGGCATGAGTCTAATAGGAGCCACTGCTGTGGAAGATCG GCTTcaagaggaggcagcagagaccATGGAGGCTCTGCAGGGTGCAGGCATTAAAGTTTGGGTCCTAACGGGGGACAAGATGGAGACGGCAAAGTCCACCTGTTATGCTTGTAGGCTGTTCCAGAGAAATACGGAGCTGTTGGAGCTGACAGTGCGTACTCTGGAGGATGAAGGGAAGAGGCGTGAGGAACGACTGCACGAGCTGTTGCTTGAGTACCACAAGAAAGCTGTACAGGATGCACCACCAGTTAAAGCAGGTGTCACCAG GAGCTGGTCTTCGGCGGGCCAGGACTACGGCTTTATCATAGATGGAGCCACTCTGTCGATGGTGCTCAACTCCTCCTCTGAATCCAACTCGAGTCGCTACAAGAACCTGTTCCTGCAGATTTGTCAAAACTGCACGTCTGTGCTCTGCTGCCGCATGGCTCCTCTCCAGAAGGCACAG ATAGTTAAAATGGTGAAGAACTCTAAAGGCAGCCCCATCACCCTTTCCATTGGAGATGGTGCCAATGACGTCAGCATGATTTTGGAAGCTCATGTTGGCATTG GTATTAAGGGTAAAGAGGGTCGGCAGGCAGTGAGGAACAGTGATTATGCCATCCCCAAACTCAAGCACCTCAAGAAACTTTTGTTGGCTCATGGGCATCTCTACTATGTTCGCATTGCACACCTGGTGCAATATTTCTTTTACAAG AACCTTTGCTTCATCTTACCTCAGTTTTTGTACCAGTTCTTCTGTGGCTACTCCCAGCAA CCCCTGTATGACGCGGCCTATCTGACGATGTACAACATCTGCTTCACCTCTATGCCCATCCTGGCTTACAGCCTCTTGGAGCAGCACATCTGCATGGAGGTTCTGCTGGACAACGCTACCTTCTACAG AGATATTGCTAAGAATGCCATGTTACGATGGGGACCATTCCTCTACTGGACTTTACTTGGAGTCTTCCATggcttgctcttcttctttggtgtTCGATATTTGTTCAGTAACCCAGCACTGCAGGATAACGGCCAG GTTTTTGGGAACTGGTCGTACGGAACAATTGTGTTCACTGTCCTCGTCTTCACTGTCACTCTAAAG CTCGCTCTGGACACACGACACTGGACATGGATCAACCACTTCGTAATCTGGGGCTCCCTGGCTTTCTACGtgtttttcagcttcttctgGGGAGGAATAATATG GCCTTTCCTGAGGCAGCAACgtttgtactttgtgtttgccAACATGCTGAGCTCGGTGTCAGCCTGGCTGGTCATCATCCTGCTCATCCTGCTCAGCCTACTGCCAGAGATCCTGCTCGTGGTGTTCCGCAAACCCCGCGGGCCTCACGCTCGACAG AAGCCGGCTCAGTCGAGCGCAGGGGGCCGCCAGTCTCCCCGGTCTTCAGCCAGGCCCCTGCTCATGAGAACCTTTTCAGACGAGTCCAATACTGTCATTTAA
- the atp11c gene encoding phospholipid-transporting ATPase 11C isoform X4 gives MLRRRLNRLLGGDERRVDSRTIYVGHRPCSATEAFIPPKFCDNRIVSSKYTVWNFLPKNLFEQFRRIANFYFLIIFLVQVIVDTPTSPVTSGLPLFFVITVTAIKQGYEDWLRHKADNEVNKYPVTVLEDGRRIRKESEKIKVGDVVEVEEDETFPCDLILLQSSRDDDTCFVTTASLDGESNHKTHYTVPDTEKDLESLIATIECEQPQPDLYKFVGRMHIDKNNQEPVVRSLGPENLLLKGATLKNTQKICGVAVYTGMETKMALNYQGKSQKRSAVEKSINAFLLVYLCILVSKALVCTTLKYVWQSKPGQDEPWYNEKTQREKDTNLYLKMFTDFLSFMVLFNFIIPVSMYVTVEMQKFLGSFFITWDKDFFDPEIKEGALVNTSDLNEELGQVEYVFTDKTGTLTQNNMEFIECCIDGFQYKYRDASSELDGFCVTDGPVSKLQQKAGKEREELFLRALCLCHTVQVKESTEQGQGQGDGLVDQVDGLGVDGEVVCPPQEQRGFIASSPDEVALVKGAMKYGFTFLGLESKTMKILNRNNDIELYELLHVLNFDPVRRRMSVIVRSKSGDTLLFCKGADSSIFSRVRQEEVERIRMHVERNATEGYRTLCVAYKILSAEEYAQADAGLREARLALQDREEKLMTVYNQVETGMSLIGATAVEDRLQEEAAETMEALQGAGIKVWVLTGDKMETAKSTCYACRLFQRNTELLELTVRTLEDEGKRREERLHELLLEYHKKAVQDAPPVKAGVTRSWSSAGQDYGFIIDGATLSMVLNSSSESNSSRYKNLFLQICQNCTSVLCCRMAPLQKAQIVKMVKNSKGSPITLSIGDGANDVSMILEAHVGIGIKGKEGRQAVRNSDYAIPKLKHLKKLLLAHGHLYYVRIAHLVQYFFYKNLCFILPQFLYQFFCGYSQQPLYDAAYLTMYNICFTSMPILAYSLLEQHICMEVLLDNATFYRDIAKNAMLRWGPFLYWTLLGVFHGLLFFFGVRYLFSNPALQDNGQVFGNWSYGTIVFTVLVFTVTLKLALDTRHWTWINHFVIWGSLAFYVFFSFFWGGIIWPFLRQQRLYFVFANMLSSVSAWLVIILLILLSLLPEILLVVFRKPRGPHARQTAAVTPLSYKHLKERE, from the exons CTTGGCGGTGATGAGAGAAGAGTAGACAGTAGGACTATCTATGTTGGTCATCGGCCGTGTTCCGCCACTGAGGCTTTCATACCACCCAAGTTCTGTGATAACAGGATCGTGTCCTCCAAG TATACAGTTTGGAACTTTCTACCAAAGAACCTGTTTGAGCAGTTTAGAAGAATTGCCAATTTCTACTTCCTTATCATCTTCCTGGTGCAG GTGATAGTGGACACCCCCACCAGCCCAGTCACCAGTGGCCTACCCTTATTTTTTGTGATCACAGTAACTGCAATCAAGCAG GGCTATGAGGACTGGCTACGACACAAGGCTGACAATGAGGTGAATAAGTACCCAGTGACAGTGCTAGAGGACGGCCGGAGGATACGGAAGGAGAGTGAGAAGATCAAG GTTGGAGATgttgtggaggtggaggaagatgagacCTTTCCCTGTGATTTAATACTCCTGCAGTCTAGCCGAGATGATGACACATGCTTTGTTACCACAGCAAGTCTGGATGGAGAGTCCAACCATAAA ACACACTACACAGTGCCAGACACAGAGAAGGATCTGGAATCTCTCATCGCCACCATTGAGTGTGAACAGCCACAGCCTGACCTTTACAA GTTTGTGGGCCGTATGCAcattgacaaaaacaatcaGGAGCCCGTTGTAAG GTCTTTGGGCCCGGAAAACCTTCTGCTGAAAGGGGCAACCTTAAAGAACACTCAGAAAATCTGTG GTGTTGCAGTTTACACTGGCATGGAGACAAAGATGGCGCTCAACTACCAGGGCAAGTCTCAGAAACGCTCTGCTGTGGAGAA GTCTATCAATGCCTTCCTTCTGGTTTACCTTTGCATACTGGTGAGCAAGGCCCTTGTGTGCACCACTCTAAAGTATGTGTGGCAGAGCAAGCCTGGGCAGGATGAGCCTTGGTACAATGAGAAAAcccagagagagaaggacaCCAACCTG tACTTAAAGATGTTCACCGACTTCCTGTCCTTCATGGTGCTCTTCAACTTCATCATTCCGGTTTCCATGTATGTGACGGTCGAGATGCAGAAGTTTTTAGGATCCTTTTTCATCACGTGGGACAAGGACTTCTTTGACCCTGAAATCAAGGAGGGGGCACTAGTCAACACTTCAGACCTCAATGAGGAACTGGGACAG GTGGAGTACGTCTTCACAGACAAGACAGGCACCCTAACTCAGAATAACATGGAGTTCATAGAGTGCTGCATCGACGGTTTCCAGTACAAGTACCGGGACGCAAGCTCGGAGTTGGACGGATTTTGTGTCACAGATGGACCTGTGAGCAAACTACAGCAGAAAGCTGGCAAG GAGAGGGAGGAGCTGTTTCTGCGTGCCCTGTGTCTGTGCCACACAGTCCAGGTGAAGGAGTCTACAGAGCAGGGTCAAGGCCAAGGGGACGGACTGGTTGACCAGGTGGATGGCTTAGGGGTGGATGGAGAGGTGGTCTGCCCTCCGCAGGAGCAGAGGGGCTTTATAGCCTCTTCACCCGATGAGGTTGCTCTGGTCAAGGGTGCCATGAA GTATGGCTTTACATTTCTGGGTCTCGAAAGTAAAACCATGAAAATTCTCAACAGGAACAATGACATTGAATT GTATGAACTGCTTCACGTGCTGAACTTTGACCCAGTGAGAAGGCGAATGAGTGTAATAGTCAGATCAAAATCAG GTGATACACTGCTCTTCTGTAAGGGAGCAGACTCGTCTATCTTCTCACGCGTCAGACAGGAGGAGGTCGAAAGGATACGCATGCATGTAGAGCGTAATGCGACG GAGGGCTACCGGACGCTGTGTGTGGCCTACAAAATTCTCAGTGCGGAGGAGTACGCCCAGGCAGATGCAGGATTGAGGGAAGCTAGACTGgctctgcaggacagagaggagaagctcATGACTGTTTACAACCAAGTGGAGACCGGCATGAGTCTAATAGGAGCCACTGCTGTGGAAGATCG GCTTcaagaggaggcagcagagaccATGGAGGCTCTGCAGGGTGCAGGCATTAAAGTTTGGGTCCTAACGGGGGACAAGATGGAGACGGCAAAGTCCACCTGTTATGCTTGTAGGCTGTTCCAGAGAAATACGGAGCTGTTGGAGCTGACAGTGCGTACTCTGGAGGATGAAGGGAAGAGGCGTGAGGAACGACTGCACGAGCTGTTGCTTGAGTACCACAAGAAAGCTGTACAGGATGCACCACCAGTTAAAGCAGGTGTCACCAG GAGCTGGTCTTCGGCGGGCCAGGACTACGGCTTTATCATAGATGGAGCCACTCTGTCGATGGTGCTCAACTCCTCCTCTGAATCCAACTCGAGTCGCTACAAGAACCTGTTCCTGCAGATTTGTCAAAACTGCACGTCTGTGCTCTGCTGCCGCATGGCTCCTCTCCAGAAGGCACAG ATAGTTAAAATGGTGAAGAACTCTAAAGGCAGCCCCATCACCCTTTCCATTGGAGATGGTGCCAATGACGTCAGCATGATTTTGGAAGCTCATGTTGGCATTG GTATTAAGGGTAAAGAGGGTCGGCAGGCAGTGAGGAACAGTGATTATGCCATCCCCAAACTCAAGCACCTCAAGAAACTTTTGTTGGCTCATGGGCATCTCTACTATGTTCGCATTGCACACCTGGTGCAATATTTCTTTTACAAG AACCTTTGCTTCATCTTACCTCAGTTTTTGTACCAGTTCTTCTGTGGCTACTCCCAGCAA CCCCTGTATGACGCGGCCTATCTGACGATGTACAACATCTGCTTCACCTCTATGCCCATCCTGGCTTACAGCCTCTTGGAGCAGCACATCTGCATGGAGGTTCTGCTGGACAACGCTACCTTCTACAG AGATATTGCTAAGAATGCCATGTTACGATGGGGACCATTCCTCTACTGGACTTTACTTGGAGTCTTCCATggcttgctcttcttctttggtgtTCGATATTTGTTCAGTAACCCAGCACTGCAGGATAACGGCCAG GTTTTTGGGAACTGGTCGTACGGAACAATTGTGTTCACTGTCCTCGTCTTCACTGTCACTCTAAAG CTCGCTCTGGACACACGACACTGGACATGGATCAACCACTTCGTAATCTGGGGCTCCCTGGCTTTCTACGtgtttttcagcttcttctgGGGAGGAATAATATG GCCTTTCCTGAGGCAGCAACgtttgtactttgtgtttgccAACATGCTGAGCTCGGTGTCAGCCTGGCTGGTCATCATCCTGCTCATCCTGCTCAGCCTACTGCCAGAGATCCTGCTCGTGGTGTTCCGCAAACCCCGCGGGCCTCACGCTCGACAG ACTGCAGCTGTCACACCACTATCCTACAAGCACCTGAAGGAGCGCGAGTGA